A window of the Acidobacteriota bacterium genome harbors these coding sequences:
- a CDS encoding ferritin, protein MFTDKLQQGFNEHINAELYSAYLYLAMASFFDRKSLAGFANWLKIQAQEELAHAVKAYDFVHERGGEVAFGAIAAPEGQWDSPLQVFEAALAHEKEVSRRIEELVALAEVEKDRASRIFLDWFVTEQVEEEASFDALIQQLRLIENAPQALFMLDRELGQRTFQRPA, encoded by the coding sequence ATGTTCACCGACAAACTTCAGCAGGGATTCAACGAGCACATCAACGCCGAACTCTACTCGGCCTACCTTTACCTTGCGATGGCCTCTTTCTTCGACCGCAAGAGCCTGGCCGGTTTCGCCAACTGGCTCAAGATCCAGGCCCAGGAAGAGTTGGCGCATGCTGTCAAGGCCTACGACTTCGTCCACGAACGGGGTGGCGAGGTGGCTTTCGGGGCCATCGCCGCCCCCGAGGGCCAATGGGATTCTCCTCTGCAGGTCTTCGAGGCGGCGCTGGCTCATGAAAAGGAAGTCAGCCGCCGCATTGAAGAGCTCGTCGCCCTGGCCGAGGTGGAGAAGGACCGGGCCTCGCGCATCTTCCTCGACTGGTTCGTCACCGAGCAGGTGGAGGAAGAGGCCAGCTTCGACGCGCTGATCCAACAGCTTCGCCTGATCGAGAATGCTCCCCAGGCCCTGTTCATGCTCGACCGGGAACTCGGGCAGCGCACCTTCCAGCGCCCCGCCTGA
- a CDS encoding putative metal-binding motif-containing protein, with product MVFAENTGLPNVRFGRVDCKCSTDGDDEGVLPCNGGDCDDSDPEVARGRTEICDDGKDNDCDTLADCNDPDCAESGFPPEEIAGLRFEADGQTLLWDATPLTDGYDLARGKAGDLLAMGSFAWGECLASNIATTTGTDVQTPPFGNAYYYRVRGRRPTRLVASWGTPLRDDTLTGCP from the coding sequence ATGGTCTTTGCCGAGAATACCGGCCTTCCCAACGTCCGCTTCGGCCGGGTCGACTGCAAGTGCTCGACCGACGGCGACGATGAGGGGGTGCTGCCCTGCAACGGTGGTGACTGCGACGACTCGGACCCGGAGGTGGCCCGGGGTCGGACGGAGATCTGCGACGACGGCAAGGACAACGACTGCGACACGCTCGCCGACTGCAACGACCCCGACTGCGCCGAGTCGGGTTTCCCCCCGGAGGAGATCGCCGGGCTGCGCTTCGAAGCCGATGGACAAACTCTGCTCTGGGACGCGACCCCGCTGACCGACGGCTACGACCTGGCCCGCGGGAAGGCGGGCGACCTGCTGGCCATGGGTTCGTTTGCCTGGGGCGAATGCCTGGCTTCCAACATCGCCACCACCACCGGGACCGACGTCCAGACGCCGCCTTTCGGCAATGCCTACTACTACCGGGTGCGCGGTCGCCGGCCGACCCGCCTGGTGGCGAGCTGGGGAACCCCCCTCAGGGACGACACGCTGACCGGTTGCCCCTGA
- a CDS encoding aminoacetone oxidase family FAD-binding enzyme, with protein MPQEVDLAVVGASAAGLWAALAAARTEAGLRIVAVDGARHLGAKILVSGGGRCNLGHRQVSERDYHGSTPPAIRRVLRRFPVSATLDRFRELGLEWREEPPGRLYPSTGRARSVLEALLDGLRSHGVELRHPFRVESLERNGPGFRLAGPHGMLTARRVILATGGRALPKSGSDGRGYALARALGHETTAAIHPALVPLRLEEGCRLRTIPGTAAEARVRVLGAGRGKPPRARGAVLCTHFGVSGPAVLDISRHYLALKAAGGAPRLEIDWWPAGRDELERRLLERHGTVSATLRERLPTRLAQVLAADAAVEPGLPLHRLDRSARRRLLAAVTGGIVPVTGHRGWHKAETTAGGIPLAQLRLETLESRCCPGLHLCGEICDVDGRLGGFNFQWAWSSGAVAGAGAARSLCPPGREC; from the coding sequence GTGCCGCAGGAGGTGGACCTGGCGGTGGTGGGCGCCTCGGCGGCGGGTTTGTGGGCCGCCCTGGCCGCCGCGCGCACCGAGGCGGGGCTGCGCATCGTGGCTGTCGACGGGGCCCGACACCTGGGGGCGAAGATCCTCGTCTCCGGCGGCGGTCGCTGCAACCTGGGGCACCGGCAGGTCAGCGAGCGGGACTACCACGGCTCGACGCCCCCGGCGATCCGCCGGGTGCTGCGCCGCTTTCCCGTCAGCGCCACGCTGGATCGCTTCCGGGAACTGGGCCTGGAGTGGCGCGAAGAGCCCCCGGGCAGGCTCTACCCGTCCACCGGGCGCGCCCGCTCCGTGCTCGAGGCCCTGCTCGATGGGCTCCGGAGCCACGGCGTCGAGCTGCGGCATCCGTTTCGCGTGGAGAGCCTCGAGCGGAACGGGCCCGGCTTTCGGCTCGCCGGGCCCCACGGCATGCTCACGGCCCGGCGGGTGATCCTCGCCACCGGCGGCCGGGCCTTGCCCAAAAGCGGCTCCGACGGCCGGGGCTACGCGCTGGCCCGCGCCCTGGGCCACGAGACCACGGCGGCGATCCACCCGGCCCTGGTGCCCCTGCGGCTGGAGGAAGGCTGCCGGCTGCGGACGATCCCCGGCACCGCCGCCGAGGCCCGAGTGCGGGTGCTGGGCGCGGGCAGGGGCAAGCCGCCCCGGGCCCGGGGAGCGGTGCTCTGCACCCACTTCGGCGTCTCCGGCCCGGCGGTGCTGGACATCAGTCGGCACTACCTGGCGCTGAAGGCCGCGGGCGGCGCGCCGCGGCTCGAGATCGACTGGTGGCCGGCGGGGCGCGACGAGCTGGAAAGGCGACTGCTCGAGCGCCACGGCACGGTGAGCGCCACCTTGCGCGAGCGCCTGCCGACACGGCTGGCGCAGGTGCTGGCCGCCGACGCCGCGGTGGAACCGGGCCTGCCCCTGCACCGGCTGGATCGCAGCGCCCGGCGTCGCCTGCTGGCGGCGGTCACCGGGGGCATCGTGCCGGTGACCGGCCACCGGGGCTGGCACAAGGCGGAGACCACAGCGGGGGGCATTCCCCTCGCCCAGCTTCGCCTCGAGACCCTCGAGTCGCGCTGCTGCCCCGGCCTGCACCTGTGCGGCGAGATCTGCGACGTGGACGGCCGGCTCGGCGGCTTCAACTTTCAATGGGCCTGGTCCAGCGGCGCGGTGGCCGGCGCAGGCGCCGCCCGGAGTCTCTGCCCGCCCGGGCGGGAGTGCTGA
- a CDS encoding adenylyltransferase/cytidyltransferase family protein, with translation MNPRSPQSKILAREAIAARWAEQGRPGTVVLANGLFDLVHVGHARYLAAARRAGDLLVVALNSDDSARRYKGPGRPLLPLAERMTVIAALEAVDLVTWFDELSVAATLQGLRPDLHAKGTDYRPETLPAEEQALHRELGIEVVIVGDPKDHATTDIIRAIARGS, from the coding sequence ATGAACCCACGATCGCCTCAGTCGAAGATCCTCGCACGGGAGGCCATCGCCGCCCGCTGGGCCGAGCAGGGCCGCCCCGGGACGGTGGTGCTGGCCAACGGCCTGTTCGACCTGGTGCACGTCGGTCACGCCCGCTACCTGGCCGCCGCCCGCCGGGCCGGCGACCTGCTGGTGGTGGCCCTCAACTCCGACGACTCGGCCCGCCGCTACAAGGGTCCCGGGCGTCCCCTGCTTCCCCTCGCCGAGCGCATGACCGTCATCGCCGCGCTCGAGGCGGTGGACCTGGTGACCTGGTTCGACGAGCTGTCCGTGGCGGCCACCCTGCAAGGCCTGCGACCCGACCTCCACGCCAAGGGCACCGACTACCGTCCCGAAACCCTGCCCGCCGAAGAGCAGGCCCTGCACCGGGAGCTGGGGATCGAGGTGGTGATCGTCGGGGATCCCAAGGACCACGCCACCACCGACATCATCCGGGCCATCGCTCGAGGGAGCTGA
- a CDS encoding PfkB family carbohydrate kinase, translating to MSARNARPGAARLLARVEALPHARVMVLGDPVLDEFVFGEIARVSREAPVLILDHRDSKTMPGGAGNTAANLAALGVQVGLCARVGDDERGEALRDLLASLHVDVEGVIAERRYVTPSKSRILAGSPHTAKQQIVRLDRGRSDCPLTTGTRRALIRRARAWRRRGAALLVADYGYGSVDPALVTEIGGGDGPVTLDSRFALPAYRGVDAATPNLEELERAAGVVLADEDEAGIVAAARRLRRRLGARALLVTRGSRGMTLLESRRAPHTIPVFGSDEIADVTGAGDTVIAVFTAARAAGASWSEAAELANIAGGLVVMKRGTATVSREELVQAIEGTRGA from the coding sequence GTGAGCGCCCGCAACGCCAGGCCCGGCGCGGCGCGCCTGCTGGCCCGGGTGGAGGCTCTGCCCCACGCCCGGGTGATGGTGCTCGGGGACCCGGTGCTCGACGAGTTCGTCTTCGGGGAGATCGCCCGGGTCTCCCGGGAAGCCCCGGTGCTGATCCTCGACCACCGCGACTCGAAGACCATGCCCGGAGGCGCCGGCAACACCGCGGCCAACCTGGCGGCGCTGGGGGTGCAGGTCGGCCTGTGCGCCCGGGTGGGCGACGACGAACGCGGCGAGGCGCTGCGTGACCTGCTGGCGAGTCTCCATGTCGACGTGGAGGGCGTGATCGCCGAGCGCCGTTACGTCACCCCCTCCAAGAGCCGCATCCTCGCCGGCTCGCCCCACACCGCCAAGCAGCAGATCGTGCGCCTCGACCGGGGGCGCTCGGACTGCCCCCTGACGACCGGGACACGGCGCGCCCTGATCCGCCGCGCCCGCGCCTGGCGCAGGCGGGGGGCGGCCTTGCTGGTGGCCGACTACGGCTACGGCTCGGTGGATCCGGCCCTGGTGACGGAAATCGGTGGCGGCGACGGACCGGTGACCCTCGACAGCCGCTTCGCCCTGCCCGCCTATCGAGGCGTGGACGCCGCCACGCCCAACCTGGAAGAACTCGAGCGAGCCGCGGGAGTGGTGCTGGCCGACGAGGACGAGGCCGGGATCGTGGCCGCCGCCCGCCGCCTGCGTCGTCGCCTCGGGGCGCGGGCGCTGCTGGTCACCCGGGGCAGCCGGGGCATGACCCTGCTCGAGTCGCGCCGCGCCCCGCACACCATACCCGTCTTCGGCAGTGACGAGATCGCCGACGTCACCGGGGCGGGCGACACGGTGATCGCCGTCTTCACCGCTGCCCGGGCCGCCGGAGCCAGTTGGTCCGAGGCCGCCGAATTGGCCAACATCGCCGGCGGGTTGGTGGTGATGAAGCGCGGGACGGCCACCGTCAGCCGGGAGGAACTCGTGCAGGCCATCGAGGGGACCCGGGGAGCATGA
- a CDS encoding HAD family hydrolase, with translation MKPAIFFDRDGTLCREVGYVNHPDRLELQPRCAELVAEVNRRGWAAVVATNQAGVARGYFPAHVLEATQRRLAGMLAEQGARLDGLYACVHHPDVGGPGYRRACTCRKPGPGMLLQAAAELDLDLSRSYMVGDSFRDVGAGRAAGVRGTVLLRTGYGRGELLWKGPAAGVWPDHVADDLAAALEWIFEREGRP, from the coding sequence TTGAAGCCGGCAATCTTCTTCGACCGCGATGGCACCCTCTGCCGCGAGGTGGGTTACGTCAATCACCCCGACCGGCTCGAGCTGCAGCCCCGCTGCGCGGAGCTTGTCGCCGAGGTCAACCGGCGGGGCTGGGCGGCGGTGGTCGCCACCAACCAGGCCGGCGTGGCCCGCGGCTACTTCCCGGCCCACGTGCTGGAAGCCACCCAGCGGCGGCTGGCCGGCATGCTCGCCGAGCAGGGGGCGCGGCTCGACGGGCTCTACGCCTGTGTCCATCACCCCGACGTGGGGGGGCCGGGCTACCGCCGGGCCTGCACTTGCCGCAAGCCGGGGCCGGGAATGCTGCTCCAGGCGGCCGCCGAACTGGACCTGGACCTCTCCCGCAGCTACATGGTGGGCGACTCCTTCAGGGACGTGGGGGCGGGGCGGGCCGCCGGCGTGCGTGGCACCGTGCTGCTGCGCACCGGATACGGCCGCGGGGAACTGTTGTGGAAGGGGCCGGCCGCCGGCGTCTGGCCCGACCACGTGGCCGACGACCTGGCCGCGGCCCTGGAATGGATCTTCGAGCGGGAGGGACGGCCGTGA
- a CDS encoding lysophospholipid acyltransferase family protein: MSDRPSLLRRLEAAILLPLAALLRTLPPRGRVAVGHALGSLVHALDSHHRKLARDNLRAALGVDPPQAARLAHQAFRHFGRVAVECLALPAYLRPDAESLFEVEGLEHLAAAHARGKGVIVFSAHMGNWELVAQRQALAGFPMDFIARPLDNPWLEAAINRWRELPGNRVLGKHGALRRAMQSLRAGRALAILIDQNVRVPPRFYFPFFGRNATTTQTLGHFALRLGAPVVPVVSIPRPDGGYRIVYHPPLDLPAAESGDLRQRARALTEAASRMIEGWIRDNPGTWLWLHDRWKSRPRPGEEV, translated from the coding sequence ATGAGCGACCGGCCGAGCCTGCTGCGACGCCTGGAGGCGGCGATCCTGCTGCCCCTGGCGGCGCTGCTGCGGACCCTGCCGCCACGGGGACGGGTGGCGGTGGGGCATGCCCTGGGCAGCCTGGTCCACGCCCTCGACAGCCATCACCGCAAACTGGCCCGCGACAACCTGCGCGCCGCCCTGGGCGTCGATCCGCCCCAGGCCGCCCGGCTGGCGCACCAGGCCTTTCGGCACTTCGGCCGGGTGGCCGTGGAGTGCCTGGCCCTGCCGGCCTACCTCAGGCCCGACGCCGAGAGCCTGTTCGAAGTCGAGGGACTCGAGCATCTCGCCGCGGCCCACGCCCGGGGTAAGGGAGTGATCGTCTTCTCGGCCCACATGGGCAACTGGGAGCTGGTGGCCCAGCGACAGGCCCTGGCGGGCTTTCCCATGGACTTCATCGCCCGCCCCCTGGACAACCCCTGGCTCGAGGCGGCGATCAACCGCTGGCGTGAGCTCCCGGGCAACCGGGTGCTGGGCAAGCACGGGGCCCTGCGCCGGGCGATGCAGAGCCTGCGCGCGGGACGGGCGCTGGCGATCCTGATCGACCAGAACGTGCGCGTCCCGCCACGCTTCTACTTCCCCTTCTTCGGCCGCAACGCCACCACCACCCAGACCCTGGGCCATTTCGCCCTGCGCCTGGGGGCCCCGGTGGTGCCGGTGGTCTCGATCCCGCGGCCGGACGGAGGCTACCGCATCGTCTACCATCCTCCCCTCGACCTTCCCGCGGCCGAGTCGGGAGATCTCAGGCAGCGCGCCCGCGCTCTGACGGAGGCCGCATCGCGGATGATCGAGGGGTGGATCCGGGACAACCCCGGCACCTGGCTGTGGCTCCACGATCGCTGGAAGAGCCGCCCCCGGCCGGGGGAGGAGGTCTAG
- the lpxK gene encoding tetraacyldisaccharide 4'-kinase codes for MSGARHPRPWLSPVGRLYLAAAGWHHRRWDRRRPGRAPLPVISLGNLAAGGTGKTPMTLWLAARLTAEGRKPAVVSRGYGGRRRKDPLVVSRGARIQATVDEAGDEAMMIARRQVAGLVVVARRRLEGCALARDEGADVAVLDDGFQHRALARELDIVLLDAADPLGGGRGLPAGWLREPPRGLARADVLILTRAPSELAAHTVPLAAGALPAALRETLAALPAEHVPPVLAATHRPGRLLIPGQDPAPPQRLAGERVLAVSGIARPETFRATLEGLRARVLDHLAWPDHHRFGTREAAAITRAAARCRARWIVTTEKDAVRWPESAPRPTVLTVDFEIGAGAWLLERCRQALEERTP; via the coding sequence GTGAGCGGCGCGCGCCATCCCCGCCCCTGGCTGTCCCCCGTGGGCCGGCTCTACCTTGCCGCCGCCGGCTGGCATCACCGGCGATGGGACCGGCGCCGACCCGGCCGCGCCCCGCTGCCGGTGATCTCCCTGGGCAACCTGGCCGCCGGCGGCACGGGCAAGACCCCCATGACCCTCTGGCTGGCCGCCCGGCTCACCGCCGAAGGCCGGAAGCCCGCCGTCGTCTCCCGGGGCTACGGCGGGCGGCGGCGGAAGGATCCGCTGGTGGTGTCTCGCGGAGCCCGGATCCAGGCCACGGTGGACGAGGCCGGCGACGAGGCGATGATGATCGCGCGCCGGCAGGTCGCCGGCCTGGTGGTCGTCGCCCGCCGGCGGCTGGAAGGCTGTGCGCTGGCCCGGGATGAGGGAGCCGACGTGGCGGTGCTCGACGATGGTTTTCAGCACCGCGCCCTGGCCCGGGAGCTGGACATCGTGCTGCTCGACGCCGCCGATCCTCTCGGCGGCGGTCGCGGCCTGCCGGCCGGCTGGCTGCGAGAGCCCCCGCGTGGGCTGGCCCGGGCCGACGTGCTCATCCTCACCCGCGCCCCGTCGGAGCTGGCGGCCCACACCGTTCCCCTGGCCGCCGGCGCCCTGCCCGCGGCCCTGCGGGAGACGCTCGCCGCGCTGCCGGCGGAGCACGTCCCGCCGGTGCTGGCGGCGACCCACCGACCGGGCCGCCTGCTGATCCCCGGCCAGGATCCGGCCCCGCCCCAGCGCCTGGCAGGGGAGCGGGTGCTGGCGGTCAGCGGCATCGCCCGCCCCGAGACCTTTCGCGCCACCCTCGAGGGTCTCCGGGCCCGGGTGCTCGACCACCTGGCCTGGCCCGACCACCACCGCTTCGGTACCCGGGAGGCTGCAGCCATCACCCGGGCCGCCGCCCGCTGCCGGGCCCGCTGGATCGTGACCACCGAGAAAGACGCGGTACGCTGGCCCGAAAGCGCTCCCCGCCCCACCGTCCTGACGGTGGATTTCGAGATCGGCGCGGGCGCCTGGCTGCTCGAACGCTGCCGGCAGGCCCTGGAGGAAAGGACACCATGA
- a CDS encoding glycosyltransferase N-terminal domain-containing protein, with amino-acid sequence MPETLSGEALLATWRLLATGAAAGARVGLSGLRLVGRAEACRALDERLALDLPGKLPPGALWLHGASVGEIRSMGRLADALADDGPLLLTSTTRSGRAAAEQGGHRARLGPWDAPGPLRRFLDAIRPRLHLVVETELWPLRLEALHQRSIPAMLVAARLSPERWKQYWRWRALYRRVLGRFERIFPASEEDRRRLLDLGVAGERLGPTGQLKWDAAPAPPPPGGAASVATLLGVDGGRPWIVLGSVHPGECAALAGGLDRLEADGSAVGILVAPRHPRRFDAVAAEIEAIAPAGGLARLSAGVPPRKARWVLVDRLGLLPRLYPLARACFVGGTLVPVGGHSPLEAAAAGCPQVVGPYDSHQRVLTEPLEQAGALVRAADGDAVVRALERWIRDDAARRQASGAAQRVVAEQRGFSATVLQAIGERLR; translated from the coding sequence GTGCCTGAAACGCTTTCGGGAGAGGCGCTGCTGGCGACCTGGCGGCTGCTGGCCACGGGCGCAGCGGCGGGGGCGCGGGTCGGCCTGTCCGGCCTGCGCCTGGTGGGCCGGGCCGAGGCCTGTCGGGCGCTGGACGAGCGCCTGGCTCTCGATCTGCCGGGAAAGCTCCCGCCCGGAGCCCTCTGGCTGCACGGAGCGAGCGTCGGCGAAATCCGCTCGATGGGCCGGCTGGCCGACGCCCTGGCCGACGACGGCCCCCTGCTGCTGACCAGCACCACCCGCAGCGGACGCGCCGCCGCCGAGCAGGGCGGCCATCGGGCCCGCCTGGGCCCCTGGGATGCACCCGGCCCCCTGCGGCGCTTTCTCGACGCGATCCGCCCCCGCCTGCACCTGGTGGTGGAGACCGAACTCTGGCCGCTGCGGCTCGAGGCCCTGCACCAGCGCTCGATTCCCGCCATGCTGGTGGCGGCCCGGCTCTCTCCGGAGAGGTGGAAGCAGTATTGGCGCTGGCGCGCGCTCTATCGACGGGTACTCGGACGCTTCGAACGCATTTTTCCCGCCAGCGAGGAAGACCGCCGGCGCCTGCTCGACTTGGGAGTGGCCGGCGAGCGCCTGGGCCCCACCGGCCAGCTCAAGTGGGACGCGGCCCCTGCCCCCCCTCCCCCCGGGGGCGCCGCGTCCGTAGCCACCCTGCTGGGCGTCGATGGGGGGCGCCCCTGGATCGTGCTCGGCAGCGTCCACCCCGGCGAGTGCGCCGCCCTGGCCGGGGGTCTCGACAGGCTGGAGGCGGACGGATCGGCGGTGGGCATCCTGGTCGCTCCCCGCCACCCGCGGCGCTTCGACGCGGTGGCCGCGGAAATCGAGGCGATCGCCCCCGCCGGCGGCCTCGCCCGGCTGTCCGCCGGCGTGCCACCCCGAAAAGCCCGTTGGGTCCTGGTCGACCGCCTGGGGCTCCTGCCGCGGCTCTACCCCCTGGCCCGGGCCTGTTTCGTCGGCGGCACCCTGGTGCCCGTCGGTGGCCACTCACCGCTGGAGGCGGCCGCCGCGGGCTGTCCCCAGGTGGTCGGTCCCTACGACTCCCACCAGCGGGTGCTGACCGAACCCCTCGAGCAGGCGGGCGCCCTGGTGCGCGCCGCCGACGGCGATGCGGTGGTCCGGGCCCTCGAACGCTGGATTCGCGATGATGCCGCCCGCCGCCAGGCATCGGGCGCCGCGCAGCGCGTGGTCGCCGAGCAGCGCGGTTTTTCGGCCACCGTCCTGCAGGCCATCGGGGAGAGACTCCGGTGA
- a CDS encoding malate dehydrogenase, producing the protein MLDKIGVIGGGMIGGVLCQEIPRRRLARTLALVDIMPPDLAKGKCLDIAEGSPVMGFDVSFDAGKGYEVLAGAQLVINTAGVPRKPKPDGTLPTREELLQTNLKITDAVAQGIREHCPGAIVISIANPLDAIVYRLSRQLGRDRTSLFGMAGVLDSARYRYFVAEAAGVSVENVEALVLGGHGDTMVPIRSACRIAGLSVELFLEDDVLESIEARTRKAGGEVVKLIGTGSAFVSPAWSALEMAEAIIFDKKKVMAVSARLEGEYGVEGLYVGVPAILGRGGVEKVLEVPLTDSERTLFEKSVEAVRSTAADVDRLTA; encoded by the coding sequence ATGCTGGACAAGATTGGTGTCATCGGTGGAGGCATGATCGGTGGTGTTCTCTGCCAGGAGATTCCCAGGCGGCGCCTGGCCCGTACCCTCGCGTTGGTGGACATCATGCCCCCCGACCTGGCCAAGGGAAAGTGCCTCGACATCGCCGAGGGCAGCCCGGTGATGGGTTTCGACGTGAGTTTCGACGCCGGCAAGGGGTACGAGGTACTGGCCGGTGCCCAGCTGGTGATCAACACCGCCGGCGTGCCTCGCAAGCCGAAGCCCGACGGCACGCTGCCGACCCGGGAGGAGCTGCTGCAGACCAACCTGAAGATCACCGACGCGGTGGCCCAGGGGATCCGCGAGCACTGTCCCGGGGCGATCGTGATCTCCATCGCCAACCCCCTCGACGCCATCGTCTACCGCCTTTCCCGCCAACTGGGGCGGGACCGGACGAGCCTGTTCGGTATGGCCGGTGTGCTGGATTCCGCGCGTTACCGTTACTTCGTCGCCGAGGCCGCGGGAGTGTCGGTGGAAAACGTCGAGGCCCTGGTGCTCGGTGGTCACGGCGACACCATGGTGCCGATCCGTTCCGCCTGCCGTATCGCCGGGCTGAGCGTCGAACTCTTCCTCGAAGACGACGTGCTCGAGAGCATCGAGGCTCGGACCCGGAAGGCCGGCGGCGAGGTGGTCAAGCTGATCGGCACCGGCTCGGCCTTCGTCTCTCCGGCCTGGTCGGCTCTCGAGATGGCCGAGGCGATCATCTTCGACAAAAAGAAGGTGATGGCCGTTTCGGCCCGCCTGGAAGGGGAGTACGGCGTGGAAGGCCTCTACGTGGGAGTGCCCGCGATTCTCGGCCGCGGGGGGGTCGAGAAGGTGCTCGAGGTGCCCCTGACGGACAGCGAGCGCACTCTTTTCGAGAAATCGGTGGAGGCCGTGCGCTCGACGGCGGCGGACGTCGATCGCCTGACGGCTTGA
- a CDS encoding tetratricopeptide repeat protein — MSVLQSQGWVWKAAVAALLAALALPPASGLGLSESKPGIWGTVTDTDGQPLRGIVITVAAATAADDPMRLKTSKKGKFAIPRVEFIKEGYIVGIDSDVYFIRHFHFKTRRANGDIWQDDEADLVPRNQDKLPILRYRGGHARVDFVLEKLEDFNAEEARQAAADAARAAQAAKAAKVRERAKLTPLDLAEEALSLGDYATAAKKFEEAIEADPENAELRFRLARTLARDGDAAGALRMANKALALDPDLPGVRLRMAAWMDEMGQLGAATGLLEKELELNPGDPNVLSTLVAAYEAAGDREKADATLARWVEAAPEDPRALMALAAAKIRRNDFAAASELYERVAALDPENAHKMFYNAGVSAVRKQGSISREDRERAVAAFSKAIEIKPDYAKAHLMLGDALVGLGKLAEARKHYERFLELAPDDAQAAKVKAILSAFP; from the coding sequence ATGAGTGTTCTCCAATCGCAGGGGTGGGTGTGGAAGGCTGCCGTGGCAGCGCTCCTGGCGGCGTTGGCGCTGCCGCCGGCATCCGGGCTGGGGCTCAGCGAATCCAAGCCCGGCATCTGGGGTACGGTCACCGATACCGACGGGCAGCCCCTGCGGGGGATCGTGATCACCGTGGCCGCGGCCACTGCGGCGGATGATCCGATGCGGCTCAAGACCAGCAAGAAGGGCAAGTTCGCCATTCCCCGAGTGGAGTTCATCAAGGAAGGCTACATCGTCGGCATCGACTCCGACGTCTACTTCATCCGCCATTTCCATTTCAAGACCCGGCGGGCGAACGGCGACATCTGGCAGGACGACGAGGCGGACCTGGTACCCCGCAACCAGGACAAGCTGCCGATTCTCCGCTACCGGGGCGGCCATGCCCGGGTCGATTTCGTCCTCGAGAAGCTCGAGGACTTCAATGCCGAGGAGGCCCGCCAGGCGGCGGCCGATGCGGCCCGGGCAGCGCAGGCGGCCAAGGCCGCCAAGGTCCGGGAGCGGGCGAAGCTGACGCCCCTGGACCTGGCCGAGGAAGCGTTGAGCCTGGGCGACTACGCTACCGCGGCGAAAAAGTTCGAGGAGGCCATCGAGGCGGATCCCGAGAACGCGGAGCTGCGTTTCCGGCTGGCCCGAACCCTGGCCCGCGACGGCGATGCGGCGGGCGCCTTGCGGATGGCCAACAAGGCCCTGGCCCTTGACCCCGATCTGCCGGGGGTGCGGCTGCGCATGGCCGCCTGGATGGACGAGATGGGCCAGCTCGGTGCGGCGACCGGTCTGCTGGAGAAAGAACTGGAGCTGAACCCGGGTGACCCGAACGTGCTCTCCACCCTGGTCGCCGCCTACGAAGCGGCCGGCGACCGGGAGAAGGCGGACGCCACCCTGGCGCGTTGGGTGGAGGCGGCTCCCGAAGACCCCCGGGCGCTGATGGCTCTGGCGGCCGCCAAGATCCGGCGGAACGACTTTGCCGCGGCCTCGGAACTCTACGAGCGGGTGGCGGCCCTCGACCCTGAGAATGCGCACAAGATGTTCTACAACGCCGGGGTCTCGGCGGTGCGCAAGCAGGGATCGATCAGCAGGGAGGACCGGGAACGCGCGGTGGCGGCTTTCTCCAAGGCCATCGAGATCAAGCCCGACTACGCCAAGGCGCACCTGATGCTCGGTGACGCTCTCGTCGGCCTGGGCAAGCTCGCCGAGGCCAGAAAACACTACGAGAGGTTCCTCGAGCTGGCCCCCGACGATGCTCAGGCTGCCAAGGTCAAGGCGATCCTCTCCGCCTTCCCCTGA
- a CDS encoding DUF2058 family protein, which yields MGNLRDELLKKGLVSEKRARELANRERARKKKIGKRAATDEKLAYEQARAREQQARREADRRRELERLDQQAHAALQARIVQLIEDHALSDGIRGPRKFHFVTRRKTILYLDLNDSAATQLTEGRAAICEIPGSRPESFRLVPARTAEKIREIDPTWVRFFEPSRIEPQEP from the coding sequence GTGGGTAACCTGCGCGACGAATTGCTGAAGAAGGGGCTGGTATCGGAAAAGCGGGCCCGGGAGCTGGCCAACCGGGAACGCGCCCGCAAGAAGAAGATCGGCAAGCGCGCCGCCACCGACGAAAAGCTCGCTTACGAGCAGGCCCGCGCCCGCGAGCAGCAGGCCCGGCGGGAGGCGGACCGGCGACGCGAACTCGAGCGCCTCGACCAGCAGGCCCACGCGGCACTGCAAGCTCGTATCGTGCAACTGATCGAGGACCACGCCCTGAGCGACGGTATCCGCGGCCCGCGCAAATTCCACTTCGTCACTCGCCGGAAGACGATCCTCTACCTCGACCTCAACGACAGCGCGGCCACACAGCTCACCGAGGGCCGGGCCGCGATTTGCGAAATCCCCGGCAGCCGCCCCGAGAGCTTCCGCCTGGTGCCGGCCCGCACCGCGGAGAAGATCCGGGAGATCGACCCCACCTGGGTCCGCTTCTTCGAGCCCTCCCGAATCGAACCGCAAGAGCCGTGA